The following is a genomic window from Episyrphus balteatus chromosome 1, idEpiBalt1.1, whole genome shotgun sequence.
CGAAATGAAATAGTAATAAACTCTCTATCAAACCAAAATATCGGTGAAGAGTGATTCAATATTCaagtaatcaaaattaaaaagccATTGTTTTATAGACTGGGGAAGTTTATTAAAAAGACGATATGAAAACACTAAAGACAGAGCAAAAGTTACGGAAAGGCGTGGTGCGAAAATCTGGTACAGTAACTACATTCAAAAAATTACCTCGAAGATAATAGTTGGAAACTAGTCTGAAATTAGGATTTCCTGacccaaaaaatgttttcaataccTTAAAACAGTATAAAAGTCTAACAGGAAGTATCTTAAGTGTAGCAAATAGTTCAAAACTTGGATGTCGACGgttttttctacaaatttttctaataacagcTTTCTGGAGTATAAGAAGAGGTTGAATTTTATTCTGATAAACCCCTCCCCAATAAGAAATTGCATACTGTAACTTAGAATGGAAGATACCATAGTAAATTGTTGAGAGGAGCTTAGAGGAACAAATATTACTAAGataaaagaaatttcttaaTGTCCAGTTGAAATACTTTCTTAGATACTCCGTATGACATGAGAAGTTGATTCTcgactatacagggtgtcccaaaagttaacgtcaacgaaaacggtagatagggtaggtggtgacagttatcagaaaaataataaaaaaaaatcgcagccatatattttgggagctatgggcatttgaaaaaaagtcgaaaaaatggtcaccctgtgacggtttttcatgtgccgtgactacaaatcttaatttttctcatttttttcttttgttgcggaaccttgaataaccctgctatcaaatgcattcaaaaattttaactcagctgcatcagttttaaagaaaatattacttttttacccaacttagtactaaaaaaaatttacatgactctaattcaatgagccgtagtgttaaaaaaatgcactacgatgtttcggcaaaatgccttaaaagttggtgtgttcgattctcttttcaaaatggtataacattgttgggaatatttcataaataaccgagataaaatttttttcttaagaaatccgacttatttttaggtaatttttcaatatcatttaagtttttgtattctgaaaggttctgaaagggtacaaaacttgaataatatggaaaaattacctcataaaaaagtcggatttcttaagaaaaaaaattttatctcggattcgaattcagcacaccgaaaaccttcagaaaagtatatttttgtttcggcaaaaaaaaaaggtttaattttgttaaccagtgttattgagGGTGGGGTGACCCAAAGTACAAATaattaattcaattaataaaaatcaataaaaatacatacaaaagaaacatttccaaaattaaattaataaatagaaCTAGAAAGAAATATAATATTATAGTGTTTTAGAAAgatattttccaaataaaaattaaaaaaaaagaaaaaaacaaaagcttatCGAAATGAAATAGTAATAAACTCTCTATCAAACCAAAATATCGGTGAAGAGTGATTCAATATTCaagtaatcaaaattaaaaagccATTGTTTTATAGACTGGGGAAGTTTATTAAAAAGACGATATGAAAACACTAAAGACAGAGCAAAAGTTACGGAAAGGCGTGGTGCGAAAATCTGGTACAGTAACTACATTCAAAAAATTACCTCGAAGATAATAGTTGGAAACTAGTCTGAAATTAGGATTTCCTGacctaaaaaatgttttcaataccTTAAAACAGTATAAAAGTCTAACAGGAAGTATCTTAAGTGTAGCAAATAGTTCAAAacttagaaaagtatatttttgtttcggcaaaaaaaaaaggtttaattttgtttaccagTGTTATTGAGGGTGGGGTGACCCAAAGTACAAATaattaattcaattaataaaaatcaataaaaatacatacaaaagaaacatttccaaaattaaattaataaatagaaCTAGAAAGAAATATAATATTATAGTGTTTTAGAAAgatattttccaaataaaaattttaaaaaaaagaaaaaacaaaagcttATCGAAATGAAATAGTAATAAACTCTCTATCAAACCAAAATATCGGTGAAGAGTGATTCAATATTCaagtaatcaaaattaaaaagccATTGTTTTATAGACTGGGGAAGTTTATTAAAAAGACGATATGAAAACACTAAAGACAGAGCAAAAGTTACGGAAAGGCGTGGTGCGAAAATCTGGTACAGTAACTACATTCAAAAAATTACCTCGAAGATAATAGTTGGAAACTAGTCTGAAATTAGGATTTCCTGACCCAAAAAGGTTTGCAATACCTTAAAACAGTATAAAAGTCTAACAGGAAGTATCTTAAGTGTAGCAAATAGTTCAAAACTTGGATGTCGACGgttttttctacaaatttttctaataacagcTTTCTGGAGTATAAGAAGAGGTTGAATTTTATTCTGATAAGCCCCTCCCCAATAAGAAATTGCATACTGTAACTTAGAATGGAAGATACCATAGTAAATTGTTGAGAGGAGCTTAGAGGAACAAATATTACTAAGgtaaaagaaatttcttaaTGTCCAGTTGAAATACTTTCTTAGATACTCCGTATGACATGAGAAGTTGAGACGGTatatagggtaggtggtgacagttatcagaaaaataataaaaaaaaatcgcagccatatattttgggagctatgggcatttgaaaaaaagtcgaaaaaatggtcaccctgtgacggtttttcatgtgccgtgactacaaatcttaatttttctcatttttttcttttgttgcggaaccttgaataaccctgctatcaaatgcattcaaaaattttaactcagctgcatcagttttacagaaaatattacttttttacccaacttagtactaaaaaaatttacatgactctaattcaatgagccgtagtgtaaaaaaaatgcactacgatgtttcggcaaaatgccttaaaagttggtgtgtttaattttcttttcaaaatatataacattgttgggaatatttcataaataaccgagataaaattttttttcttaagaaatccgacttttttttaggtaatttttccatattacaaaacttgaataatatggaaaaattacctcataaaaaagtcggatttcttaagaaaaaaaattttatctcggattcgaattcagcacaccgaaaaccttcagaaaagtatgtttttgtttcggcaaaaaaaaagtttaattttgttaaccagtgttattgagGGTGGGGTGACCCAAAGTACAAATaattaattcaattaataaaaatcaataaaaatacatacaaaagaaacatttccaaaattaatttaataaatagaaCTAGAAAGAAATATAATATTATAGTGTTTTAGAAAgatattttccaaataaaaataaaaaaaaaagaaaaaaacaaaagctaaTCGAAATGAAATAGTAATAAACTCTCTATCAAACCAAAATATCGGTGAAGAGTGATTCAATATTCaagtaatcaaaattaaaaagccATTGTTTTATAGACTGGAGAAGTTTATTAAAAAGACGATATGAAAACACTAAAGACAGagcaaaagctagaattataatcttaatattaattttaaaattaagttattttaatcaattctttttgaaataaacgagtgattccgataaagaaagtattttgtctatttttcaattttctcaaaaagtagaaggcataggaacattatgattttcatgatttgataagaaatcaattaaggcagtttactttgtcgtaTTGAAGTgcacagtctttgtgaaaattgtactcagtgtgctttttaaacattttttttacaagttttgactttgaaatcgggtatttcaaaaagaattgattaaaataacttcatttaaaaattaatattaagtttataattctagcttttgaaaaaagtatcaatcaaaactgtaagtgttgccgttgttttttaataattttttttaattttaagtattttttttagaaaattgcccctccctccaaaacggggggacattgaccctccctcaaatagtaaacaatgattgtatttaacccctctacaaaatctcattatcagttcttagTGCTTAAGTAATCGTACTTTCCCTCAAATGTTcctgttttacttaagtaaaactaaaaatacgaaaaaaagatagattaaaatggccatatttcggtcaattttcaatgaaaaaatttagtaagtacagcattttgaaggaaatttattcttatttttttctttagaacaatgtttatagaccgagagccgacagcatattttggcagttttgatataaccgaaattcgagtgtgcacatatctagatatgcaccacagtatgtcaacggaacaagtctggcagtgatcttttccAGCTTTctcttgccagacgcatccaaagtgcagcaaaaaatcaatttttggcgttttggtataaccgaataaatgatacaccaaaaaatcataaaaaatcccctgatttcgaatctgtgggtaccgcaagtttctttttcagctttccccccgccagaccgctttaaagcatttttaagtgcatttttctaataaaaaacccaattaggtacttattttctgttaggtataaccgtatgatggtaacaaattaatattctatgtctattccaggtctagaaaatataatttttagccagctatttttcagccttccctctgccagacgcatccaaagtgcagtcaaaaatcaacttttggcgtttttctaggtattaccccaaaaaatgatacaccaaaaaatcataaaaaatcccctgatttcaaaaatgtgggtaccacaagttttttttcagctttccccccgccagaccgctttaaagcatttttaattgcatttttctaataaaaacccCAATTACTtcttttctgttaggtataaccgtatgatggtaacaaattaatattctatgtctattctaggtctagaaaatataagtttgagCCAGCtgtttttcagccttccctctgccagacgcatgcAAAGTGCACCAAGTTTCTTTCAAAGAGgaaactttatgaaaaaaattaaaaataaaaaacaaattactatCAATGTTTTCATATATATGGTTTATTTGAACACATCCAACATACTTAAAGATACTCAACGTCAGAGTCAGAGTCAGAAGAATAATTGGAAGTCTCTTCTTCGTTCTCCGACACTTCGTCACTTTCGTTTACAATTTCCTCTATATTGTACGGGGCTAAATCTCCTTCGAACCATTTTATTATGATAGCTCCTCCTTCCATTGCCCAGCCACAGTGCAAAGGTGACATCTGCACGCCATTGTTTTCGATTGAATTGCTCCAGATATTTGCCACGTAGTTAGTTCTCTTCATTTGCTGGAACAACACGCTTTTGCTTGGAGGCAAAAGACTTCCTTCAAAACCTGTAGATAAATAGTTCAAGCATTTACTAAGGAActttatttctaataaaattaagtttaaacatacttttaatatttttaaaaatgttttcaggCGTAGGCCTGCACGTTTGACTAAATATTTCATACCGGGCTTCATTTACTTCGACCGCATTTGTATGATATATTTTGCAAACAAATTCttctaaaatttgtttgtccGTTTGACTCACTTGTGTAAATTTTGCGAGATTTGAAAAGGCTTGTTGAAATTCCACTGAGCTTCTCAGAATTTCAAAAGGCcgtatttttccttttttaaaaaagcttggCGTGTAATCACAGCCAGTAAAACTAGAGCAGAACATAGCGTAGTTcccaaattttttaacatttcatttatatgaataaatctatacaaaaagttaatttggtataaaattattctttttttaaattaaataatatgtaggtataccTTTGTGTGTTATTGGATATATTTCCTATTTCCAGCCAGACTTTAGggttatttttcaaaagagGGAGGGAACCGAGTGCTATTATTACTTATTAGTACATCTGTGTCAGACGTTCTAATTAGAGATGcgcaaaacagttccaaagccggaacgaacatggaacggttgttttttcggtcggaactagttcctggaactagtttcgcggaactatcaagaatttgagttttttcaggaaaatgcatcgaaaaaagaaatagtatgatattgaatattttttcctgatggccGTTTAAAGCGACCAGAAAAACTTAATATGTCAGTTGACACAAACTTAATCTACctactagttcctggaactagttccgcggaactatcaagaatttgagttttttttaaggaaaatgcatcaaaaaaagaaatagtataatattgaatattttttcctgatggaAGACATGGAACTGGAACTATTAATGTAGTTCCATGTCCGTGAGCATGATTCATAAGAGTGtagttgtggttttggtttgtgaatttttggcgcTTAGCTCTTACGCATCCATGTGTATTGGCTTTGGATGAGAATTCTTTGACATgcgtgtgtgtattgtgtattccAAACAGAGACATGTTCgctttcgttttgtttcttgttcctcttcttctttctttctttctttctttctttctttcttttgtgtgtggctgtgtcggaacgatggaactgtttaaattaattttgtggaacgagtggaactagttccgagtgaggaactagttccaggaactatttgGCTCTGGAACTACCCATCTCTAGTTCTAATAACAACGGACAAGTCGCTGGGAAGAAATGCCAAATGGAGAAACAACCTAGTATCAGCCTCTTCTTGTAAACTTTCTAGCTCTTGTACATCTTCACGAACAATTTTTTCGTTTACagcttcaaaaacaaaacacttagtTTCACATGAAACATACAACTTTTTATCACCAATAATATTGTGGTATTCATCTTCACTCCATTCTTGCACTAGCCATtcatttaacctttttttgaaagaactgttcctcagacatttttttaaatttgctggGGGCCTTCCATTTTTGTTAAACGCAGAACAAATTGCCTCATCATCTGAACTGTTTCTTCTATCCCGTTCAATATCTTTTATGGATGGTGAAATAATTCTGTCGAAAACAACATGAATTTCTTTTGCACTCATtcgacatatttttttcaaaatttgcgaTGCAATCCCTGCGTAAGACGCATATACTTCTCCTAAGGTATGTAGCAGATAGAACCCATCTACAAGAATGACATCAACATTGCTTGGAGCAATGCTTATTGTGCTTTTCTCAAGATGTCTCAGGAGAACAGATTTTTGGGTCTTAATCATGGAGCCATCTAAATGTCCAAAGCATTGAGGAACTGGTGTCAGTGgatatttgaaaatttcttttacaTCTGTTGAGTTCTGTgaggctaaaaaaaaaatccttccgaTTAAATTTCGCTCCATTTTAACCTCACGAACTTTTCCACAAGCGATAGTTTTTGCTACCTTGTTATTtgaagcaaaatttaaaattttcgtttttgaaattgttGCTTCAAATCTTTGTGAATCGGCTTGGCACTCCTTAATAAAATTATCCCTCTTTTTCTTTCGTTCCCTCTTTAAATTAATTAGAAACTCTTCGGTGGCCTCAGAGACacattttccactgcaaatgtTAAACAGCCTATGGTTTTCCTGCTGGGTTGTGTCCGAAAAGGGGTTACAGCTATTTTCTATTTCGTTTGTCAATTTTGTTAGatttgcagaaaatttttgtatctctccTTTCTTCAAATCGCGCGTTACATCATCCTTGCGCAAAAGGCCCAACATGTTATAAAGAGATGAAATATTTGCAGTTCTATCTGTATGCGTCTTTGCCCATTTTTGCCTTGCACCTATAGAGTTAGTGAACGATGAAACACCAGTCAATCTATTCGCTGCGTCGGCATTTATTGTCTGTTCCAGTGTCAAATCCACAGGGGACATTGAAAAACACTTTTCTGTCCTTTTAACACCAAAACCACTCTGTTTCACATGGTCCACTAACTCCGGATGAGTTTTATTCATGTTAGTTAAATCGTGAGCGGCTTTAATTGTCCAACGAGCATAGTTTTGGTGATTAAGCGTAAAGAAAAATGCAGCCATTTCATTCAAACAATAAATGTACAAGTTTAAATCGCCCGTTCTAATGCTTCTagacaaatcattttttaagtTGATCATATCAACATATCTCATCCAAAATGCAGCTGTTGGACCATGATGTCCCATCAAAGTATTTTTCACGTACCTACTTGGCatattttgtaataattaaaGCAAGATTTTCAGGTAAGTTTGCACCAACGCCATTCATTTCAAAAAGATTTAGGTCAGCTACAATCTCGTCGCCGGAGATATTTTCCTCTTTCACAAAAGCTTCGAAATGAAGAAGCTGTACCGCTGCACTTAATAACACATGTAATCGTTTACATCTATTGTAATGAGTACCTAGAATTTGTGTATAGGTAAGCTAAAAtaactttgaattaaaaaatcttACCTGATATAAATGCGTTCAAAGAGCCCTGTGCAAGGATTTCAGCGTTAACCAAAGCAAGTTCGCCACCTGAACCATCTAGAAATTTTCCAATGGCTTTATTGAAAGCCATTTCAATATGA
Proteins encoded in this region:
- the LOC129905221 gene encoding uncharacterized protein LOC129905221 isoform X1, with the protein product MPSRYVKNTLMGHHGPTAAFWMRYVDMINLKNDLSRSIRTGDLNLYIYCLNEMAAFFFTLNHQNYARWTIKAAHDLTNMNKTHPELVDHVKQSGFGVKRTEKCFSMSPVDLTLEQTINADAANRLTGVSSFTNSIGARQKWAKTHTDRTANISSLYNMLGLLRKDDVTRDLKKGEIQKFSANLTKLTNEIENSCNPFSDTTQQENHRLFNICSGKCVSEATEEFLINLKRERKKKRDNFIKECQADSQRFEATISKTKILNFASNNKVAKTIACGKVREVKMERNLIGRIFFLASQNSTDVKEIFKYPLTPVPQCFGHLDGSMIKTQKSVLLRHLEKSTISIAPSNVDVILVDGFYLLHTLGEVYASYAGIASQILKKICRMSAKEIHVVFDRIISPSIKDIERDRRNSSDDEAICSAFNKNGRPPANLKKCLRNSSFKKRLNEWLVQEWSEDEYHNIIGDKKLYVSCETKCFVFEAVNEKIVREDVQELESLQEEADTRLFLHLAFLPSDLSVVIRTRDG